The Triplophysa dalaica isolate WHDGS20190420 chromosome 5, ASM1584641v1, whole genome shotgun sequence genome window below encodes:
- the usp18 gene encoding ubl carboxyl-terminal hydrolase 18 isoform X2 → MGQFWIKMYSYYYSRFNHRDYVRGLNNYGLTCCINALLQSFSATPELLELLEKYHPAENERNKVPMKLKNTLCAMRKDQKHHSPHRDFIDCLHHHSIHRFIQHDADEIFHSILNLTQKQMIDKDLAEEIRKVYEIKVETQVMCKECGHIEKTPNSLYSLPLAIREGDNTLESCVQSFTQQEPLRSGNECYCDWCMKKQPTTHQLKLVSLPSVLCIHLKRFRNYGNTRKLNDRVTFPETLNMNIFNGQSENAKEFYSLYGVIVHLGSAFSGHYTAFIRDTPDQNWFYADDSSVRQATWKDVQETYEGRMTAYLLLYRKMSESASG, encoded by the exons ATGGGGCAATTCTGGATTAAAATGTATTCGTATTATTATTCACGGTTCAATCACAGAGATTATG TGAGAGGCCTTAACAACTACGGTCTGACCTGCTGTATTAATGCTTTGCTTCAGTCTTTCTCTGCCACCCCAGAACTGCTGGAATTACTGGAGAA atatcATCCAGCAGAAAATGAGCGGAATAAAGTGCCAATGAAGTTGAAGAACACCCTGTGTGCTATGAGGAAAGACCAAAAACATCATTCTCCACACAGAGACTTCATTGACTGTCTCCACCATCACTCCATACACC GATTTATTCAACATGATGCAGATGAAATATTCCACAGTATACTTAATCTCACCCAGAAACAGATGATCGATAAAGACTTG GCTGAGGAAATCCGTAAAGTCTACGAGATAAAGGTGGAGACGCAAGTGATGTGTAAAGAATGTGGACACATTGAAAAAACGCCCAACTCTCTATACAGCCTCCCTTTGGCTATTCGTGAGGGGGACAACACCCTG GAGAGCTGTGTCCAGTCCTTTACCCAACAGGAACCTCTGAGGAGTGGTAACGAGTGTTACTGTGACTGGTGCATGAAAAAACAGCCCACCACTCAT CAACTGAAACTTGTGTCGCTGCCTTCAGTGCTGTGTATCCACCTCAAGAGATTCAGAAATTATGGAAATACCAGGAAACTCAACGACAGAGTCACCTTCCCTGAAACactaaatatgaacatttttaatggaCAAtcagaaaat GCTAAAGAGTTTTACAGTCTCTATGGCGTCATAGTGCACTTAGGATCTGCCTTTTCTGGTCATTACACTGCTTTCATCCGGGACACTCCGGATCAGAATTGGTTTTATGCTGATGACAGCTCTGTTCGACAA GCCACCTGGAAAGATGTGCAGGAGACCTATGAAGG AAGAATGACGGCCTACTTGCTTCTGTACAGAAAGATGAGCGAGAGTGCATCTGGATAA
- the usp18 gene encoding ubl carboxyl-terminal hydrolase 18 isoform X1, translated as MGQFWIKMYSYYYSRFNHRDYVRGLNNYGLTCCINALLQSFSATPELLELLEKYHPAENERNKVPMKLKNTLCAMRKDQKHHSPHRDFIDCLHHHSIHRMHLTRFIQHDADEIFHSILNLTQKQMIDKDLAEEIRKVYEIKVETQVMCKECGHIEKTPNSLYSLPLAIREGDNTLESCVQSFTQQEPLRSGNECYCDWCMKKQPTTHQLKLVSLPSVLCIHLKRFRNYGNTRKLNDRVTFPETLNMNIFNGQSENAKEFYSLYGVIVHLGSAFSGHYTAFIRDTPDQNWFYADDSSVRQATWKDVQETYEGRMTAYLLLYRKMSESASG; from the exons ATGGGGCAATTCTGGATTAAAATGTATTCGTATTATTATTCACGGTTCAATCACAGAGATTATG TGAGAGGCCTTAACAACTACGGTCTGACCTGCTGTATTAATGCTTTGCTTCAGTCTTTCTCTGCCACCCCAGAACTGCTGGAATTACTGGAGAA atatcATCCAGCAGAAAATGAGCGGAATAAAGTGCCAATGAAGTTGAAGAACACCCTGTGTGCTATGAGGAAAGACCAAAAACATCATTCTCCACACAGAGACTTCATTGACTGTCTCCACCATCACTCCATACACCGTATGCATCTGACAC GATTTATTCAACATGATGCAGATGAAATATTCCACAGTATACTTAATCTCACCCAGAAACAGATGATCGATAAAGACTTG GCTGAGGAAATCCGTAAAGTCTACGAGATAAAGGTGGAGACGCAAGTGATGTGTAAAGAATGTGGACACATTGAAAAAACGCCCAACTCTCTATACAGCCTCCCTTTGGCTATTCGTGAGGGGGACAACACCCTG GAGAGCTGTGTCCAGTCCTTTACCCAACAGGAACCTCTGAGGAGTGGTAACGAGTGTTACTGTGACTGGTGCATGAAAAAACAGCCCACCACTCAT CAACTGAAACTTGTGTCGCTGCCTTCAGTGCTGTGTATCCACCTCAAGAGATTCAGAAATTATGGAAATACCAGGAAACTCAACGACAGAGTCACCTTCCCTGAAACactaaatatgaacatttttaatggaCAAtcagaaaat GCTAAAGAGTTTTACAGTCTCTATGGCGTCATAGTGCACTTAGGATCTGCCTTTTCTGGTCATTACACTGCTTTCATCCGGGACACTCCGGATCAGAATTGGTTTTATGCTGATGACAGCTCTGTTCGACAA GCCACCTGGAAAGATGTGCAGGAGACCTATGAAGG AAGAATGACGGCCTACTTGCTTCTGTACAGAAAGATGAGCGAGAGTGCATCTGGATAA
- the slc5a8 gene encoding sodium-coupled monocarboxylate transporter 1, translating into MTSTPSSTSFSAWDYVVLTLMLFISAGIGLYFAFTGGGQRSSADFLVGGRSMSALPVALSLTASFLSAITVLGTPVEVYQYGAIFILICFAYVLMVVVSSEMFLPIFYRLGITSTYEYLEMRYNKVIRLIGTVLFIIQTVLYTGLVIYAPALALNQVTGVDLWGAVVSTGVICTLYCSLGGLKAVVWTDVFQVGIMLAGLLAIIIQSVLLQGGFSTIISDSTQGGRLNLWDFDPNPLRRHTFWTIVVGGTFLWTSVYGINQAQVQRYISCKSLFHARMSLYMNLVSLLAITLCAVFSGLCLYSVYKNCDPWTAGRVSGQDQLMPFLVLDILNKYPGVPGLFVASAYSGTLSTVSSSVNALAAVTITDLMRPYLSLSDKQLSWASKGMSLFYGVVCIGMAGLASLMGGMLQAAISIVGVIGGPLLGLFSLAVLFPCANSKGGLSGLLCGLALSLWVCIGAQIYHPLSENNRPLNLSTHGCNLTLPAEGFNWTIGPTERTKDDFVHKEENLDRPWLADNWYALSYLYFCPMGTLAVIIVGLIVSVFTGMIHLISYAHCILPPLFCKADGMSCVQGGRQLKLQPGLTLSKEDLTCYKAYNALKEKITGSSGKLDLARELETTFGKTNFVFCDVELSAQTPRIYT; encoded by the exons ATGACAAGTACACCTTCCTCAACATCCTTCAGTGCGTGGGACTATGTGGTCCTTACGTTGATGCTGTTCATCTCTGCAGGCATCGGGCTGTATTTCGCCTTCACCGGGGGAGGTCAGAGGAGCTCCGCAGACTTTCTGGTGGGCGGACGGAGTATGTCAGCATTACCCGTGGCCCTGTCTCTTACAGCCAGCTTTTTGTCAGCCATCACAGTGCTCGGGACACCAGTGGAGGTGTACCAATACGGCGCTATCTTCATACTCATCTGCTTTGCTTACGTTCTGATGGTGGTTGTGAGCTCTGAGATGTTTCTCCCTATCTTCTACAGACTGGGCATAACCAGCACCTATGAG TACCTGGAGATGCGTTACAATAAAGTAATTCGTCTCATCGGAACGGTCCTGTTTATAATACAGACA GTACTTTACACAGGTTTGGTCATTTATGCTCCGGCTTTGGCTTTAAATCAAG TCACAGGTGTAGATCTTTGGGGCGCTGTTGTATCAACTGGAGTTATCTGTACCCTCTACTGTTCATTA GGTGGTCTTAAGGCCGTAGTGTGGACCGATGTGTTCCAGGTGGGCATCATGCTGGCTGGTCTCTTGGCCATCATCATCCAATCAGTACTGCTGCAGGGGGGATTCTCCACGATCATCAGTGACTCCACCCAGGGTGGCCGGCTTAACCTATGGGA CTTTGATCCCAACCCACTGAGAAGACACACATTCTGGACCATCGTGGTGGGAGGAACGTTCCTCTGGACCAGTGTCTATGGCATCAACCAAGCTCAGGTGCAAAGATACATATCGTGCAAGTCACTGTTTCACGCCCGGAT GTCCTTATACATGAATTTAGTGTCGCTTTTGGCTATTACATTATGTGCAGTATTCAGTGGCTTGTGTTTATACTCCGTTTATAAAAATTGTGATCCATGGACCGCCGGTAGGGTGTCCGGACAAGACCAG CTAATGCCGTTCCTGGTGTTGGACATCTTGAATAAATACCCTGGTGTGCCCGGACTGTTTGTGGCGTCAGCGTACAGTGGCACTTTAAG TACAGTCTCCTCCAGTGTAAACGCTCTGGCAGCAGTAACTATCACCGATCTGATGCGACCGTACCTCAGTCTGTCAGATAAACAGCTCTCGTGGGCTTCAAAGGGAATGA GTTTGTTTTACGGTGTTGTGTGCATTGGAATGGCTGGACTTGCGTCTTTGATGGGAGGGATGCTACAG GCTGCTATCAGTATCGTCGGAGTGATTGGCGGACCTCTGCTGGGCCTTTTTTCTTTAGCTGTCCTGTTTCCCTGTGCCAACTCAAAG GGAGGACTGTCCGGGCTGCTGTGTGGGCTCGCTCTGTCTCTGTGGGTGTGCATCGGCGCACAGATATACCACCCGCTTTCAGAAAACAACAGACCTTTGAATCTCTCAACACATGGCTGTAACCTTACATTACCGGCAGAGGGCTTTAACTGGACTATAGGCCCTACAGAAAGAACCAAAGATGATTTTGTACACAAAGAGGAAAATCTAGACAG GCCGTGGCTGGCTGATAACTGGTACGCTCTGTCATACCTCTACTTTTGCCCGATGGGTACTTTGGCCGTCATCATCGTGGGTCTTATCGTCAGCGTATTCACAGGTATGATACATCTCATATCATATGCGCACTGCATACTGCCTCCTTTGTTCTGTAAAGCTGATGGCATGTCTTGTGTCCAAGGAGGCAGGCAGCTAAAACTGCAACCAGGGCTTACGCTATCAAAAGAGGATCTCACCTGTTACAAAGCCTACAATGCACTCAAAGAAAAG ATTACAGGCAGTTCAGGAAAGCTGGATCTGGCACGTGAGCTGGAAACAACGTTTGGAAAAACCAACTTCGTTTTCTGTGATGTAGAGTTATCTGCTCAGACTCCGAGAATATATACATGA
- the lyrm5a gene encoding LYR motif-containing protein 5A: MTSPLRGEVIRLYKNLLYLGREYPKGSTYFRERLKAAFMKNKDVTDPEKIKHLVDRGEFVIKELEAMYYLRKYRTLKKRYYEEEH, from the exons atgaCGAGTCCACTGAGAGGAGAGGTGATCAGATTGTACAAGAAC CTTCTGTATCTTGGCCGGGAATATCCAAAAGGCTCAACATACTTCAGGGAGCGTCTTAAAGCGGCTTTCATGAAGAACAAAGATGTCACGGATCCTGAGAAAATAAAGCATCTGGTCGACCGTGGAGAGTTTGTGATCAAAGAACTTGAGGCGATGTATTACCTCAGGAAATACAGAACACTGAAGAAACGCTATTATGAGGAGGAGCACTGA
- the pex26 gene encoding peroxisome assembly protein 26 — translation MRSSSSVSLTGGRGSGSVRLISPPASPVAVLVDTAIEYLMVKKDFQAALDTCEKGLESLASAEQEESCFKNGELKAALTIVGIQALAELNQWRGVLSWVLQQYGETTKIPAKIIQMCILLFVKVGEWAVMKDAVNDWLRCSNNMSQSGFSTVSELYLLHILLPMGRKTEALELLESDVGQVAFTEEQRQAARSLVDLQKEKIASLSDPDPKSVAATTSAVSHKDSSSERLNPVMRLLLRGLTVASVRVRSISLRRVFLAVMLLYLLLIRMDPALPSAFPWLLHLHRLLQQVWNTMFGPYYKGKTQN, via the exons ATGAGGAGCAGTTCGTCCGTGTCTTTAACTGGGGGCCGCGGGTCGGGCTCTGTTCGGCTGATCAGTCCACCTGCAAGTCCCGTAGCGGTTCTCGTGGACACTGCCATTGAATATTTAATGGTGAAGAAAGACTTTCAGGCTGCCCTGGACACGTGTGAGAAAGGACTAGAGAGTTTGGCTTCTGCAGAACAGGAAGAGAGTTG CTTCAAAAATGGAGAACTGAAAGCTGCTTTGACTATAGTGGGGATTCAGGCGTTGGCTGAGCTCAATCAATGGCGTGGAGTTCTGTCATGGGTTTTACAGCAATATGGAGAAACTACGAAAATTCCTGCCAAGATTATCCAGATGTG CATTCTGCTGTTTGTGAAAGTTGGTGAATGGGCAGTGATGAAGGATGCAGTTAATGATTGGCTGCGCTGCTCCAATAACATGAGCCAATCAGGGTTCAGCACAGTGTCTGAACTTTATCTTCTTCACATACTTTTACCGATGGGCCGCAAGACCGAAGCTCTGGAGCTGCTGGAGAGTGACGTGGGACAGGTTGCGTTCACTGAGGAGCAGAGGCAAGCTGCCCGTAGTTTGGTAGACcttcaaaaagagaaaattgcGTCTTTGTCTGACCCAGATCCTAAATCTGTAGCTGCGACGACGAGTGCTGTTTCACATAAAG ATAGTTCGAGCGAGAGGCTCAATCCGGTCATGAGGTTGTTGCTCAGAGGTCTCACAGTAGCCAGTGTGAGAGTCAGATCCATCTCGCTACGAAGAGTTTTTCTGGCTGTAATGTTGCTGTATCTGCTTCTTATCCGTATGGACCCCG CTCTTCCCTCAGCATTCCCTTGGCTGCTTCATTTGCACCGACTCCTGCAACAAGTGTGGAATACCATGTTTGGACCATATTACAAAGGCAAAACCCAGAATTAA
- the rhno1 gene encoding RAD9, HUS1, RAD1-interacting nuclear orphan protein 1 has product MPRVSSKKRLLNPNKSQLLFEEAQINGPKHDCGPQLRSAIQPRTFTSEKQHRANAQRPPWVSPQFSSQDIKAVSRGRESTRCKSFHHNRRTAVCKYTQLSFETNRHKNLQTKPTIQPILKEVRCSTAKKDRPISSRNLEELVETPKRRPSLRKGVKRSTAQSVVRPVAFRHTELSSIPHNRGNEKRTSEGFVHITVSKEGQTPNTSSVPAPPEVETPEMPHRSSATSASISHLPFPPNQANTPPRTQNTSVLVKDTPEKDYGLRVTWRRRKGLMKVLMDRGKLLVADTQVANEWI; this is encoded by the exons ATGCCCCGAGTTTCAAGTAAAAAGAGACTGTTAAACCCAAACAAATCTCAGTTGTTGTTTGAAGAGGCTCAGATTAATGGCCCAAAGCATGACTGTGGACCACAGCTTCGGAGTGCTATTCAGCCCAGAACATTTACATCAGAAAAACAACATAGAGCTAATGCACAGCGTCCTCCTTGG GTGTCGCCACAGTTTAGTTCACAGGATATCAAAGCAGTTAGTCGTGGAAGGGAAAGTACGAGATGTAAATCTTTTCATCACAACAGACGAACGGCTGTCTGCAAATACACTCAACTTTCGTTTGAGACAAACCGGCACAAGAACCTTCAGACAAAACCAACCATTCAACCAATACTCAAAGAAGTAAGGTGTTCAACGGCTAAGAAAGACAGACCGATTTCTTCACGCAATCTTGAAGAACTTGTTGAGACTCCTAAAAGGAGACCGTCTCTTCGGAAAGGGGTGAAAAGAAGTACTGCTCAATCTGTGGTTAGACCAGTTGCTTTCAGGCATACGGAGCTCTCAAGCATCCCACATAACCGTGGAAATGAGAAGAGGACATCTGAAGGTTTTGTTCACATCACAGTGTCGAAAGAAGGCCAAACACCAAACACAAGCTCAGTTCCTGCACCTCCGGAGGTAGAGACACCGGAAATGCCACATCGTTCCAGTGCAACTTCAGCCAGCATTTCACATCTCCCGTTTCCCCCAAACCAGGCAAACACCCCTCCACGAACTCAGAATACAAGTGTCCTGGTGAAGGACACACCTGAGAAAGACTATGGGCTGAGGGTAACATGGAGAAGGAGAAAAGGGTTAATGAAAGTATTGATGGACAGGGGAAAGCTCCTTGTCGCTGATACACAAGTTGCTAATGAATGGATTTAA